In Streptomyces sp. NBC_00878, a single window of DNA contains:
- the fxsT gene encoding FxSxx-COOH system tetratricopeptide repeat protein — protein sequence MALVADSGPTMGIWQDTVHAFAAALHRSGAFGRITTHRLPYGRDADPSTLPRHGAARRLTFLLTDGAGPRWRTHAVEPLLRRWGQAGPVALIHLLPHPVWSTTGLHHWQVLLRSPVPGAPNHRLRWRARGLGPDTNGLPPGHGPDVPIPVLELAPRWLDAWSGLLGGRPPAWLPLTVLFPRARVPAGSGEGEPPEDSAARVAHFRSAVTWNVCTLATLLAVVPLDEPLIREVQGTLVPDSSLADFAQLLVHGLVRPSDAPGVAFEFADGVREELLAAGRRSDLIRVVELVGDRCGSDGEHLWRLPQLLRGADVPELPPLDDESRPWLMAESAVLHALSGPFLRPAGEVDAALQAHREQEQRARHQGTTAPAALSEAVARTPDDTDSPTTQTTQGNRRPVMPQQAPATRVGGARASNAPAVWGNIPPRNPNFTGREALLDALHRRLLRDKATAVLPHTLHGMGGVGKSLLAVEYLYRRMSEYDVIWWISAERTAQITLSLVELAPRLGLQPGTDASSTVTMVLESLRIGVPYANWLLVFDNAESPESVRPFFPVGGPGNILVTSRNPQWASLARPLEVNVFLREESRQLLQVRGPEISDEDADRLAEALGDLPLAIEQAAAWHAETGMPVDEYLRLLEEKRVDLLRGTAPLGNQHPVIAAWNISLDQLEAKSPAAYQLLQVCSFCAPEPIARGLLARMQRGSIAPELDSALEDPIRLGQVIREIGRYSLARFDHRTASLQMHRLVQAALQFRMTEEDRAVMRRGAHLLLAASDPNDPKDVLRWERYGALYPHVIVSEAVLSDETWVRTLVVNEVIYLQRWGDYESSVDLARTAYECWSDRLGDEHPQTRLVARWVGVPLFSMGRYKEAAEINSATLEAHYRSLGPDHQDTLDALGNVAIDHRVRGAFTQALELSESVHERYVRLIGPEDPETLRAAHNLGVSLRLVGDFARALQLDQQTWHSRSETFGQDHVDSLRTWLGLILDIRGLGDYATALRDHHELTERATSLLGSGNPLTLSCLQHFAVALRKAGRHEEAAATAEQVHTELLRRYGARNPASMAATLELANHLRHRGDLEEALQLGTEICRRYEDTYGENHPHALSAAVNLAITYRILDDAASAQYIDTVALERFTAALGENHPSTLMCRTNLASDHFALGDAVFALELGTETLLRFREVFDDDHPSALACAANLAMDMRAVGRTEEAEALHRDTCERLRRRAGSAHPAVIQAIDWEHRADCDIEPLPL from the coding sequence GTGGCTCTGGTGGCGGACTCCGGGCCGACCATGGGCATATGGCAGGACACGGTGCACGCCTTCGCCGCGGCGCTGCACCGCTCGGGCGCCTTCGGCCGGATCACGACGCACCGGCTGCCGTACGGTCGCGACGCCGACCCATCGACGCTGCCGCGACACGGCGCGGCCCGCAGGCTGACCTTCCTCCTCACCGACGGCGCGGGCCCACGGTGGCGCACCCACGCGGTGGAGCCGCTGCTGCGCCGCTGGGGGCAGGCCGGGCCGGTCGCGCTGATCCATCTGCTACCGCACCCGGTGTGGTCCACGACGGGGCTGCACCACTGGCAGGTGCTGCTGCGCTCGCCCGTCCCGGGGGCGCCGAACCACCGGCTGCGCTGGCGCGCGCGAGGGCTGGGCCCCGACACGAACGGGCTCCCTCCCGGCCACGGTCCGGACGTACCGATCCCCGTGCTCGAACTCGCGCCTCGCTGGCTGGACGCCTGGTCCGGCCTGCTGGGCGGGAGACCGCCTGCATGGCTGCCGTTGACGGTGTTGTTCCCTCGTGCGCGCGTGCCCGCCGGGTCCGGCGAAGGCGAGCCGCCCGAGGACTCGGCGGCGCGGGTGGCGCACTTCCGCTCCGCGGTCACCTGGAACGTCTGCACGCTGGCCACCCTGCTCGCCGTGGTCCCCCTCGACGAACCGCTGATCCGGGAGGTGCAGGGCACGCTGGTGCCGGACAGTTCACTCGCCGACTTCGCACAGCTACTGGTGCACGGCCTTGTCCGGCCGTCGGACGCCCCCGGTGTCGCTTTCGAGTTCGCGGACGGCGTACGCGAGGAGTTACTGGCCGCCGGACGCCGCTCCGATCTGATACGAGTCGTCGAACTGGTGGGGGATCGCTGCGGATCCGACGGGGAACACTTGTGGCGACTGCCCCAGTTGCTGCGCGGAGCCGATGTGCCCGAACTCCCGCCTCTCGACGACGAGTCCAGGCCATGGCTCATGGCGGAGAGCGCCGTGCTCCACGCCCTGTCCGGCCCGTTCCTGAGGCCGGCCGGAGAGGTGGACGCAGCCCTCCAGGCACACCGGGAGCAGGAGCAGCGCGCCAGGCACCAGGGCACCACCGCACCCGCAGCACTCAGCGAGGCCGTCGCCCGGACCCCGGACGACACCGACAGTCCGACGACTCAGACGACTCAGGGGAACAGGAGGCCGGTGATGCCGCAGCAGGCCCCGGCGACCAGGGTGGGCGGCGCACGCGCGAGCAACGCGCCCGCGGTCTGGGGGAACATTCCGCCCAGGAATCCGAACTTCACCGGCCGCGAGGCACTCCTCGACGCACTGCACCGGCGGCTGCTGCGGGACAAGGCGACCGCCGTACTGCCCCACACGCTGCACGGCATGGGCGGAGTCGGCAAGAGCCTGCTGGCGGTCGAGTACCTCTACCGTCGCATGAGCGAATACGACGTGATCTGGTGGATCTCCGCCGAGCGCACCGCGCAGATCACCCTGTCACTGGTGGAACTGGCCCCACGGCTGGGACTGCAGCCCGGCACCGACGCTTCCTCAACCGTCACCATGGTCCTGGAGTCGCTCCGTATCGGAGTCCCCTATGCCAATTGGCTGTTGGTCTTCGACAACGCCGAAAGCCCGGAATCGGTACGCCCGTTCTTCCCCGTCGGCGGCCCCGGCAACATCCTGGTCACCTCCCGGAACCCCCAATGGGCCTCTCTCGCAAGGCCGTTGGAGGTCAACGTCTTCTTACGCGAGGAAAGCCGACAGCTGCTTCAGGTGCGCGGGCCGGAGATCAGCGACGAGGACGCGGACCGGCTCGCGGAGGCGCTCGGCGATCTGCCGCTCGCCATCGAGCAGGCGGCCGCCTGGCACGCCGAGACCGGCATGCCCGTCGACGAGTACCTGCGCCTGCTCGAGGAGAAGCGCGTCGATCTGCTGCGAGGCACGGCGCCTCTCGGCAATCAACACCCGGTGATAGCGGCCTGGAACATCTCCCTGGATCAGCTCGAGGCCAAGAGCCCGGCCGCCTACCAGCTGTTGCAGGTGTGCTCCTTCTGCGCCCCCGAACCGATCGCACGCGGTCTGCTCGCGCGCATGCAGCGTGGCTCCATCGCCCCCGAGCTGGATTCCGCCCTGGAGGATCCGATCCGGCTCGGGCAGGTCATCCGCGAGATCGGCCGCTACTCCCTGGCCCGCTTCGACCACCGCACCGCCTCGCTGCAGATGCACCGGCTGGTGCAGGCCGCACTGCAGTTCCGGATGACCGAGGAGGACCGGGCCGTCATGCGGCGAGGCGCCCATCTGCTGCTGGCCGCGAGCGATCCCAACGACCCCAAGGACGTACTCCGTTGGGAGCGCTACGGCGCCCTCTACCCGCACGTGATCGTCTCGGAGGCGGTGCTGTCCGACGAGACCTGGGTGCGCACCCTGGTGGTGAACGAGGTCATCTACCTGCAGCGCTGGGGCGACTACGAGTCCAGCGTGGACCTCGCCCGCACCGCCTACGAATGCTGGTCGGACCGTCTGGGCGATGAGCACCCGCAGACCCGGCTGGTCGCCCGCTGGGTGGGGGTCCCGCTGTTCAGCATGGGCAGGTACAAGGAGGCGGCCGAGATCAACTCGGCGACGCTGGAGGCCCATTACCGGTCGCTGGGCCCCGACCACCAGGACACCCTCGACGCACTCGGCAACGTCGCGATAGACCACCGGGTGCGTGGTGCCTTCACACAGGCCCTCGAGCTGTCGGAGTCCGTGCACGAGCGGTACGTGCGCCTGATCGGCCCGGAAGATCCGGAGACACTGCGCGCCGCGCACAATCTCGGTGTGAGCCTGCGGCTGGTCGGTGACTTCGCGCGCGCTCTCCAACTGGACCAGCAGACCTGGCACAGCCGCAGTGAGACCTTCGGTCAGGACCACGTCGACTCGCTGCGTACCTGGCTCGGCCTGATCCTCGACATCCGCGGACTGGGCGACTACGCAACGGCGTTGAGGGACCACCACGAGCTCACCGAACGGGCCACGAGCCTGCTGGGCAGCGGCAACCCCCTCACCTTGTCCTGCCTCCAGCACTTCGCCGTCGCCCTGCGCAAAGCCGGCCGGCACGAGGAGGCCGCGGCCACGGCGGAGCAGGTCCACACCGAACTGCTACGCCGCTACGGTGCCCGCAACCCCGCGTCCATGGCCGCCACCCTGGAGTTGGCCAACCACCTGCGGCACCGGGGTGACCTGGAGGAGGCCCTACAGCTGGGCACCGAGATCTGCCGGCGCTACGAGGACACGTACGGCGAGAACCACCCTCATGCCCTGTCGGCAGCAGTAAACCTCGCGATCACCTACCGGATACTGGACGACGCGGCCTCGGCGCAGTACATCGACACCGTGGCGTTGGAGAGGTTCACGGCCGCGCTGGGCGAGAACCACCCCTCGACGCTGATGTGCCGCACCAACCTCGCGAGCGACCACTTCGCTCTCGGCGACGCGGTATTCGCCCTGGAGCTCGGCACCGAGACCCTGCTCCGTTTCCGGGAGGTCTTCGACGACGACCACCCCTCCGCTCTCGCCTGCGCGGCGAATCTGGCGATGGACATGCGCGCCGTGGGACGCACCGAGGAAGCGGAGGCCCTGCACAGGGACACATGCGAACGATTGCGCCGCAGGGCGGGCAGCGCCCACCCGGCAGTCATCCAGGCCATCGACTGGGAGCACCGGGCGGACTGCGACATCGAACCGTTGCCCTTGTGA
- a CDS encoding HEXXH motif domain-containing protein has protein sequence MRLHELSLPVLRALSSVTEDEDAVAFLVDAETSRRLLLLRMILDAGIEAAENDAEVVRSWRLLEAAEQADPVAFRAALLDPQVGVWAATLLRRLARPDIEAAPGEAPLRVELGFLGQLAAAVLIVAGADFRAAVPVRDGRVYLPGLGRATVGGDPWGTADVWARDGVVRVVAGGTTVTLPTETDGDAPGWDGLRRLSAERAGVTLTLWLDDLGPFAPVAALPAAGRLTAAQFDSWQHWFGRMWRVLVDDHPASARALAAGLRSVVPLPRGERLRARTASSSDSFGCVLLSEPDEDEAVLPAQLGVAVIHEFRHSLLNGLIFLAPLFDECGELFYAPWRDDPRPLGGLVHGVYAFSGVAHFWRTRGTEELAGFEFALWRSAVLSVLGTLHGHPALTPSGRAMVEALREQTAAWHEEPVGARELRLARLATVHHKAAWRVHHLRMPQEYAEELADAWSVGRRAEAGGRPEPELRADPQACRLDTLTVLARLSLVAPAEFDALRGAEDAVPEVPGAFAADLALVDGDPWTAVKLYTNELTAPGARPSAWAGLGLALSECGEQAAGEALTSRPEIARAVSQSMSVPPDPVALAHWLAR, from the coding sequence ATGCGCCTACATGAACTCTCCCTTCCCGTGCTGCGGGCGTTGAGTTCCGTCACCGAGGACGAAGACGCCGTGGCCTTCCTGGTCGACGCGGAAACGAGCCGTCGGCTGTTGTTGCTGCGGATGATCCTGGATGCCGGCATCGAGGCGGCGGAGAACGATGCTGAGGTGGTCCGGTCCTGGCGGTTGCTCGAGGCCGCCGAGCAGGCGGACCCGGTGGCCTTCCGTGCGGCGCTCCTCGATCCGCAGGTGGGGGTGTGGGCGGCGACGCTGCTGCGCCGGCTGGCACGGCCGGACATCGAAGCTGCCCCGGGCGAGGCACCGCTGCGCGTGGAGTTGGGTTTTCTGGGGCAACTGGCGGCTGCCGTGCTCATCGTCGCCGGCGCCGACTTCCGTGCCGCCGTACCCGTTCGGGACGGCCGTGTGTACCTGCCGGGGCTCGGCCGGGCGACCGTCGGCGGGGATCCCTGGGGTACCGCCGATGTCTGGGCGCGGGACGGGGTGGTCCGGGTCGTCGCGGGCGGGACGACCGTCACACTGCCGACGGAGACGGACGGTGACGCACCGGGCTGGGACGGCCTGCGCAGACTGAGTGCCGAGCGCGCGGGAGTGACGCTCACTCTTTGGCTCGATGATCTCGGGCCCTTTGCGCCCGTGGCGGCGCTGCCTGCGGCCGGGAGGCTCACCGCAGCGCAGTTCGACTCCTGGCAGCACTGGTTCGGACGGATGTGGCGCGTACTGGTGGACGACCATCCGGCCAGTGCCCGGGCACTGGCCGCCGGTCTGCGGTCCGTCGTCCCGCTGCCCCGTGGAGAGCGGCTGCGGGCGCGGACGGCTTCGTCGAGCGACTCGTTCGGATGCGTGCTGCTGTCCGAGCCGGACGAGGACGAGGCGGTTCTCCCCGCGCAGCTCGGTGTCGCCGTCATACACGAGTTCCGGCACTCGCTGCTGAACGGCCTCATTTTTCTCGCTCCGCTGTTCGATGAATGCGGTGAACTCTTCTACGCCCCTTGGCGCGACGATCCGCGACCGCTCGGGGGGCTGGTCCATGGGGTGTACGCGTTTTCGGGAGTCGCCCACTTCTGGCGTACGCGCGGCACTGAGGAGTTGGCGGGGTTCGAGTTCGCGCTGTGGCGGAGCGCCGTCCTTTCCGTGCTCGGGACCTTGCACGGCCATCCCGCGCTCACGCCGTCGGGCCGCGCGATGGTCGAGGCGCTGCGGGAGCAGACCGCGGCCTGGCACGAGGAACCGGTAGGGGCGCGCGAACTGCGCCTCGCTCGTCTCGCGACCGTTCACCACAAGGCCGCTTGGCGCGTCCACCACCTGCGGATGCCTCAGGAGTACGCCGAGGAGTTGGCCGACGCCTGGTCCGTCGGGCGGCGAGCGGAGGCCGGCGGGCGCCCTGAGCCCGAGCTGCGCGCCGACCCACAGGCGTGTCGGCTCGACACCCTGACGGTGCTGGCACGGCTCAGCCTCGTCGCCCCCGCCGAGTTCGATGCCCTGCGCGGGGCGGAAGACGCTGTTCCCGAGGTGCCCGGAGCCTTCGCGGCAGACCTGGCCCTGGTGGACGGAGACCCGTGGACCGCGGTCAAGCTGTACACGAACGAGCTCACCGCTCCGGGTGCCAGGCCCTCGGCTTGGGCGGGGCTCGGGTTGGCGCTGTCCGAGTGCGGTGAGCAGGCCGCCGGGGAAGCCCTGACCAGTCGTCCCGAAATCGCGCGGGCCGTCAGCCAGTCGATGTCCGTTCCTCCGGATCCTGTGGCGCTGGCCCACTGGCTGGCGCGGTAG
- a CDS encoding MFS transporter gives MTSSSSTLASPRPEADRRRWFALAIVMTAAFMDLVDVTIVNIAIPSIQREAGASFGQIQWITAGYALAFAAGLITGGRLGDIHGRKRLFLIGIGGFTIASALCGFAANPDMLVAARILQGGMAALMVPQVLSIVHATFPAHERGKVFGLFGAVVGLGAVMGPLLGALLTEWNLFGLEWRPIFLINLPVGIAGLVLGRKFITESKAPHALKLDLVGVALVTLGLLMLLYPLIRGRELDWPTWGYVSMAGALVVFAALVAYEKRKTARDGSPLVELSLFKVKSFAAGIAVQTVFGVSLGIFFLVWTLYMQFGLGWRPLRAGLTGVPFSIAVSVAAGISVQKLVPRFGRKVLQAGALTMAAGVLLYIWESERYGLSIASWQMALPLVVMGVGMGLIVAPLTDAILSEVPREHSGSASGLINTVQQMGNALGLALVSVVFFGTMSDHLPAPEIGPAYVDAFQHALVWVAVVMTAIFLLMFALPKRPAQQVEGAEATEELVADFDHEPVAVV, from the coding sequence ATGACCTCTTCCAGCAGCACTCTCGCGTCCCCCCGGCCGGAGGCCGACCGCCGGCGATGGTTCGCCCTCGCCATCGTGATGACCGCGGCCTTCATGGACCTGGTCGACGTCACGATCGTCAACATCGCGATCCCGTCGATCCAGCGGGAGGCCGGCGCGTCCTTCGGCCAGATCCAGTGGATAACGGCCGGGTACGCGCTCGCCTTCGCCGCCGGTCTGATCACCGGCGGGCGGCTGGGCGACATCCACGGCCGCAAGCGCCTCTTCCTCATCGGCATCGGCGGATTCACGATCGCGTCCGCGCTGTGCGGTTTCGCGGCGAACCCGGACATGCTCGTCGCCGCCCGCATCCTCCAGGGAGGCATGGCCGCGCTGATGGTGCCGCAGGTGCTGTCGATCGTGCACGCCACGTTCCCGGCGCACGAGCGCGGCAAGGTCTTCGGGCTGTTCGGCGCGGTCGTCGGCCTGGGTGCGGTCATGGGCCCGCTCCTCGGCGCGCTGCTCACCGAGTGGAACCTGTTCGGCCTGGAATGGCGGCCGATCTTCCTCATCAACCTGCCGGTCGGCATCGCGGGCCTCGTCCTGGGCCGGAAGTTCATCACCGAGTCCAAGGCCCCGCACGCCCTGAAGCTCGACCTCGTCGGCGTCGCGCTCGTCACCCTCGGCCTGCTGATGCTGCTCTATCCGCTCATCCGCGGCCGCGAGCTGGACTGGCCGACGTGGGGGTACGTCTCGATGGCCGGCGCCCTCGTCGTCTTCGCGGCGCTGGTGGCGTACGAGAAGAGGAAGACGGCACGCGACGGTTCCCCGCTCGTCGAGCTCTCCCTCTTCAAGGTGAAGAGCTTCGCCGCGGGCATCGCCGTACAGACGGTCTTCGGGGTCAGCCTCGGCATCTTCTTCCTGGTCTGGACGCTCTACATGCAGTTCGGCCTCGGCTGGAGGCCGCTGCGGGCGGGCCTGACGGGCGTTCCCTTCTCGATCGCTGTGTCGGTGGCGGCGGGCATCTCGGTGCAGAAGCTGGTGCCGAGGTTCGGGCGGAAGGTGCTCCAGGCGGGCGCGCTGACCATGGCGGCCGGTGTCCTCCTCTACATCTGGGAGTCCGAGCGGTACGGCCTGTCCATCGCCTCCTGGCAGATGGCCCTGCCGCTGGTCGTCATGGGCGTGGGCATGGGCCTGATCGTGGCCCCGCTGACGGACGCGATCCTCTCCGAGGTGCCGCGCGAGCACTCCGGCTCGGCGTCCGGCCTGATCAACACGGTCCAGCAGATGGGCAACGCCCTCGGCCTCGCCCTGGTCTCCGTCGTCTTCTTCGGCACGATGTCCGACCACCTGCCCGCCCCCGAGATCGGCCCGGCCTACGTCGATGCCTTCCAGCACGCGCTGGTCTGGGTCGCCGTGGTGATGACGGCCATCTTCCTGCTGATGTTCGCCTTGCCGAAGAGGCCGGCTCAGCAGGTGGAGGGGGCGGAGGCGACCGAGGAACTCGTCGCGGACTTCGACCACGAACCGGTTGCCGTGGTCTGA
- a CDS encoding YafY family protein, which yields MSTDTPARLLQLLSLLQTPREWPGGELSERLGVSRRTVRRDVDRLRELGYPVQATKGSDGGYRLVAGKAMPPLVLDDEEAVAIAVGLRAGAGHAVEGVDEASVRALAKLEQVLPSRLRHRVSTLQAATTPLTSGDGASIAPETLTVMASTIAGRERLRFAYRAKDGAESRRRTEPYRLVSTDRRWYLVAYDLDREDWRTFRVDRVADPFATGARFTPRELPTGSAAEYLRQSMYRRQETYEFEVTFAASAEFIAARLPGWLGTPEPIDDHSCRLRSSVGDAVEWLAVRLAMLGCEFTVHEPAELVGYVGELGGRLSRAVVGR from the coding sequence ATGAGTACCGACACCCCGGCACGGCTCCTTCAGCTCCTCTCGCTCCTCCAGACTCCGCGGGAGTGGCCCGGCGGGGAGCTCTCCGAACGGCTGGGTGTCTCGCGGCGGACCGTGCGGCGGGATGTCGACCGGCTGCGGGAACTGGGCTATCCGGTGCAGGCGACGAAGGGCTCGGACGGCGGGTACCGGCTGGTCGCCGGGAAGGCCATGCCGCCGCTGGTCCTCGACGACGAGGAGGCGGTGGCGATCGCGGTCGGGCTGCGGGCCGGTGCGGGGCACGCCGTCGAGGGGGTCGACGAGGCGTCCGTACGGGCGCTGGCAAAGCTCGAACAGGTCCTGCCGAGCCGTCTCCGCCACCGCGTCTCCACCCTCCAGGCCGCCACCACTCCCCTGACCAGCGGCGACGGCGCCAGCATCGCGCCCGAGACGCTGACCGTGATGGCCTCCACGATCGCGGGGCGGGAGCGGCTGCGGTTCGCGTACCGCGCGAAGGACGGGGCGGAGAGCCGGCGCCGGACCGAGCCGTACCGGCTGGTGTCGACCGATCGGCGCTGGTACCTCGTCGCGTACGACCTCGACCGCGAGGACTGGCGTACGTTCCGTGTCGACCGGGTGGCCGACCCCTTCGCGACCGGGGCCCGTTTCACACCGCGCGAGCTGCCGACGGGGAGTGCGGCCGAGTATCTGCGGCAGTCGATGTACCGGCGGCAGGAGACGTACGAGTTCGAGGTGACGTTCGCGGCGTCCGCGGAGTTCATCGCGGCACGGCTGCCGGGGTGGCTCGGGACGCCCGAGCCGATCGACGACCACAGTTGCCGGCTGCGGAGTTCCGTCGGCGATGCGGTGGAGTGGCTGGCGGTGCGGCTCGCGATGCTGGGCTGCGAGTTCACTGTGCATGAACCGGCTGAACTCGTGGGGTACGTGGGGGAGTTGGGGGGTCGGCTGAGCCGGGCGGTGGTGGGGCGGTAG